The Eubacterium maltosivorans genome includes the window AGCCGTGAAGAGCTGGCGCAGAAAATAGGAGTTTCCACCACATTTTTGACAGATATCGAATTGGGAACGAAAGGATTTTCACTTAAGAGTCTAAACCGTTTTTCGCAGGTGCTTAAAATGTCCGCGGAGACCATTTTATACGGATCGGAAGGTGCCGGTAAAAAAACAAGTCTGCTGGATGTATTGGCTCAATGCCCCAAAGAGAAGATCAACTACGCTGAAGAGATCATCCGTCTCTTTCTTGTAAGTCACCAACATGAACAATAAATAAAACAGCACGATAACAAAAGCAAATAGGGGGTCCCCAGTAAGGGCCTTCATTTGCTTTTTTATTTTATGTCAGTATTCTATTTTGTGAGGCGCAATGGCGGACAGGTCAGATTCATCTAAATAAATTGAGACTTCGCCACATTTTGGACAGACCGCAACCTTTGGCTTTCCGATCACTTCACCAAATGTGCCCTCTTTTGTAACTTTTAGGCCATTTCCTGTGCTGTCAATTTTAATGTCAAAGCTTTCGCGCATTTCATATTGACAATGTGGACAGATCCGCATTTGCTACACCTCCGATTACATTTTATGGTCTTATTATAACACAATGTATGAAATTGGTGAAGCTATTTAAGTATATTTGTAAAAGGCGCGTTCTGAATCAGGTATTGACTTTTGTAAAGGGATCATGGGAATTTCGGCAACGGGCATTATGATTATTCCCGTGATGATGACACTGTTGATTGCCAGTAACTTTACAGGTAGAATGATTTTGAAATACGGAAAAGCGCCAAGACTTTCGGTTGTGTCTTTTATCATTCTCTTGCGCAGATGCAGTCGATCATATTTGTGTCGTCATGCCGGCATCCCTTGTTGACAGTTTTAACACGTTGTTGGAGCAAAGCAGTCATTGCATTATCGATAGATCATGTTTTTCTGATCTGTGCAGCAGCGGGTGTTCCTGGGATTATATCCTCTTTCCTTAGGAAGGAAGCCCCCCTGATTTGGAAAATAAGGACGTAAAAAAATATGCCGCCTTTGTTGCGTTATTAATCTTTTATAAAAAGTTAATGATAAAAATGGAGAGCCGAATGTGATTTTAGTGGATACTTTGGGACATATTCACTCAATATTCATGATTTTTGGTAAAAGCAGCTTAAATATTGTTTAATCTTTACATATTTATACAGTTTTTCGCTTGTGATAAAGAAAGGAAGGTGATATAATCTTATACAGGTGGTGCAGTATTCTAGTCGGCACTGTTGATCACCAGGGCGGGCCTAAAAATCCGTCGAAGGGCATATCGATGAAGTCCCTTGTGAATGCTTTTGACGCCCAGTTGGGGGTGTTCACTGGGGGTTAAGGAAGATGGGGCAACCTGCAATGGCATGCGGGCTTCTGACCCTGCTTCCGTGGAGACCTGTCTAATGATAGGGAAAACCTGTGAATGTGTTTCATTCTGTAGTGGAATGGAGTGCTGAAACAGTGTAGCCTGCCTTGAGTGGCTTAGGTGGATGGGCTGACAGTTTTATAATTTCCAGGGCCCGGAGAGTATAAAATATTGCGTTCGAAACCTAATCTGCAAAAGAGGCTAAGGATCAATGGGTGTTGTCGAGGAAAACTCCTAGACTGCTCGCAAGAGGTATAGTGGGGATTATAGTGCACACTTAGTGGTAATTCAGTCCTGCATTCGGTGACGCTGCAGACTACATGTAAAGGGAAACCGCTTTGACGGCGACGTCTTAGTCATGTTTTGGGAAATCCTACTGAACCTATGTCGCAAAGTTTACTCATTATGCTACCACCCCATGAAAGAATGTGAAGGAATTATGCGTCGCATAATTCCTTTCTTTTTAGTTTAAAATGGAGAATTGATGAAAACAAACAAGAAAAATTTGTCTAAAAAGGAATTAAAAGAGCGCAAGCACCGCCATTGGGTGATTGGAGTTTCCATTGGAACCTTCTTTTCGACCATGCTGGTCACTTATATTTCAGATACGCTTTTAGCTCATACGGGCCTTCTGATTTCTTTTCTTATTTTATTTGCCATTATTGCCTTTGGGATACTGGCGGACATTGTGGGCGTGGCTGTGACTGCAGTCAATATTGAGCCATTTAACGCCATGGCAGCTAAGAAGTTAAAGGGCGCTAAGACCGCGGTCTCGCTGGTCAGGAATGCCCCAAGGGTATCCAATGTCTGCAACGATGTTATCGGAGATATCTGCGGTATTGTCAGTGGCGCTACTGGTGTCAGCATTGCCACACAGCTTCTGCGGTTTTATCCGCTCTTTAACGCGGTTGTTTTGAGCCTGGTAATGAGCGGCTGTATCGCCTGCCTGACGGTCGGGGGTAAGGCCCTTGGAAAGGACCTTGCAATGAAAAACAGTACATCCATTATCCACGGCTTTTCGCTGCCTGTGGCAACCGTTAAAATTTTATTCAAGGGCTGCGAATAGCAGCCTGGCTTTGCTGGGCTTATTATGTCGGAAGACCGGTATCATCTTATAAAGAGAAAGTAGAATGTATGAAAAAAGAACGATTTGATAAATATCTCGTTGATCACGGCTTTTTTGATTCTCGGGAAAAGGCTAAAAAAGCAATTATGGCTGGGTTGGTCATGGTGAGCGGCCAGGTCAAGGATAAAGCGGGGGATCAGCTGGTGGTGGATTTGGACCCATCCGTTATCGAGATCAAGGGCAATCCTATCCCTTATGTAAGCCGGGGAGGGCTCAAGCTGGAAAAAGGGCTTGAGGTTTTTCCATTTCCAGTGCAGGGTGGTATTTTCCTTGATATCGGTGCGTCGACTGGTGGTTTTACAGACTGCCTGCTGCAAAACGGGGCCGCAAAAGTATACTCGGTGGATGTGGGATATGGGCAGCTTGACTGGCGTCTCCGCGGAGATGAACGGGTAGTGTCCATGGAACGGACTAATTTCAGAAATCTGGAAAAGGGCGCTATCCCGGATATTGTAGACGGAACAGTTATGGATGTTTCCTTTATTTCGATCACAAAACTGCTGGACGCGATTCGCTTGTTTTTAAAGGATGGGGGAAAAGGAATCTGGCTCATCAAACCCCAGTTTGAGGCGGGACGTGATAAGGTGGGCAAGAATGGCGTTGTTCGGGATAAAAAAACTCACAGAGAGGTATTGGACCAGACACTTTCGCAGATTATGGAAAAGCATTTTAAAGTTTTTGGCTTGGATTATTCACCCATACAGGGCCCTAAGGGAAATATAGAGTTTCTTTGCTTTGTTGAGAAGCTGCCGGAGTGTAAGACAGCAAGGTTTGAAAACCGGGAACAAATGATTGAACAGGTGGTTAATGCAGCCCATAGCGCCTACAGTAAAAAGGATGGGGAAAACAATGATGAATGAAGTCGGCATCTATCTCAACTGCGATAAAAGCGACAGTGTGGAAATGGCCGCGAAGTGCATCCGCTATCTAAGAGGGCGGGGAATACAGGTCGCTTTGCTCAATAATCAGATGGAGCCAGACGGGGACCCTGGGGTGCATATATACCCTAAGGATGAATTTTATAAAAAGCCGGACTGCATTGTGGTATTGGGCGGAGACGGAACACTGCTGTCTGTTGCCAGGGCTTCTTGCATTTACGATATGCCCCTTTTTGGCATTAACCTTGGAAAGCTGGGCTTTCTGACAGAAGGTGAAGCCTCTAACTATGAGCACCTGTTAAAGGCGCTGTGCAACGGGGAGTTCTTCCTCGAGAAACGGATGATGCTGTCCTCCTGCATTAACCGGCCGAATGGTGAGAGCGAGACCTTTCTGGCTCTTAATGACGTTCTGGTAAAAAATACCGGATTCCGCATGATGGATATTAAAGCTTACGCGGGTAAAGAAGGGGAGAACATGATCGATTTTTTCAGAGCGGACGGGCTGATCATTGCCAGTCCGACGGGATCGACGGCTTATTCGCTGGCGGCTGGTGGTCCGGTGGTGGCGCCAGGAACAGATGTTATGATTGTCAATCCCATCTGCCCGCATCGGCTTCATGACCGTGCCTATGTAATTGCCGCAGAGGAAAATATCACCATTCGTTTTGATGAGCGCGAACGGGACATTATCGTGAGCTTTGATGGACAAAACATTATCCCCATTGGGGCGAGAGATGAGGTCGTGGTGAAAAAAGCACCCTATACTGCCAATTTAGTTCGGCTCAATAATGTGAATTTCTACGATCGTCTGAGGAAAAAGCTTTCTGACGATGTGCTCAGCAATATCAGCAATAAAGACAGGAGGTAGCTGCCGTGAAAGTAGCGAGACAGACTAAAATCATTGAAATTATTGAAAATAATCAGATTGAAACCCAGGAAGAACTAGCCGAGCACCTAAAGCAGAGTGGCTACAAGGTGACACAGGCCACGATTTCAAGGGATATTAAGGAGCTTAAGCTCATTAAGGTTATGGGGCAGGACGGACGTCAGTATTATTCTTCCTTAAAGGATATGGGCACCATATACGATGAGCGAGTGGTGGCTGTTTTCAGAGAATCCGTTTTAACGGTAGATACTGCTACCTTTTTGGTAGTGCTCCATACACTGCCAGCCATGGCTCAGGCGGCGGCTCTGGCTATTGACTCTATGGAGTGGAATGAGGTGGTTGGTACTGTGGCAGGCGACGACACTATTTTTGTCGCTGTCCGGGAACAAGATGACGTCAACGAAATTGTAAGCCGCTTTAAAAAATTGATGAAGCCCTGACGGCATCGGGTAAAAATAGCCGACAGATTAAAGCACAGGAGAGGTTTTTATGCTGTTAAATATCGTCATTAAAAATTACGCCCTGATCGAGGCCTTAAATATCGACCTGGATCCAGGACTCAACGTGATTACTGGGGAAACTGGAGCCGGTAAGTCCATTGTCATCGATGCGCTTACATTGCTGCTGGGACAGCGGGGCAATAAGTCTAATATTCGCCACGGAGCGGATAAAATGGTGGTGCAGGGGTTGTTTGATATTGACGGAAATCAGGCAGTATCCGCTAAACTGGCCGAATTTGGTATTGAGCCAGAGGATGGGCGCCTCATACTAACCCGTGAGATTGATACCAAGGGGAAAAATGTGTGTCGGGCAGATGGGATTATCATTACCGTAACACAGCTCCGGGCCATCGGTGATAACCTGATTGATATTCACGGGCAGCATGAGCACCAGTCGCTGTTTCAGCGGGAGAACCACCGTCATTTTTTGGATGATTTTGGAGGTGACCCGGCCAGGGAGCTGCTGAACGATGTGGCGGGAGACGCTGCGAGGCTCAAAGAGCTTAGTCAGAAAATCCGCGGTCTTGAAAAGGACGAGCGGGAAATGGAACGCCAGAAGGAAATGTTCTTGTATGAGCTCAAGGAGATCCGGGCAGCCAAGCTGATCGACGGTGAGGAAGAAAGTCTGGAGAGCGACAAAAAGATTCTCGTCAACAGCGAGCAGCTTTTCAGAAGTGCTAATGAGGCCTACCAGGTCTTGAACGGGGACGAAAATGCTTACCAGACCGCCCTCCTGGCATTGCTGACCGAGCTGGGCGACCGCATAAGGGATATTTCGGAGATCGACAGCGGTTTTAAAGCCTATGATGCCGTAGTGGAATCGGCCTATCAGGAGCTTGAGAATTTGTCCTTTGAAATTCGCAGCTATATAGACGGCATTGACTTTGACATGAATAATCTAGATGAAGTGGAAAAACGCCTGGGTGTGATCACTGGGCTCAAACGAAAATATGGAAGCTCGATCAGTGAAATTCTGGAATATGGCGCGCTTTTGGAAGAACGGCTTTCAGGGCTCATAAACCGCGATGAACAGATCGAGAAATTTCAGAAACAGTATAAAAAGATTCTGAGAGACTATGAAAGCCGGGCAAATGCGCTGCATGAAATGCGCAAAAAATCCGGTCAAGTCTTTAAGGAAGCCCTTGAACGTGAATTGAAAGACCTGGCTATGGAAAAAACTGTGGTGCAGGTACAAATCAGCCAGGAAAAGAAGCTGATCTCACCGAAGGGGCAGGATCAGGTTGAATTTTTGATCTCGGTCAACCCCGGGGTGCCGCCGAAGCCGTTGCGCAAAATTGCTTCGGGAGGGGAGATTTCCCGCATCATGCTCAGCATCAAAAGTATATTCGGCGACCGCGACCGGATCCAGACAATGATTTTTGACGAAATTGACACCGGTATCAGTGGGAGGACAGCTCAGGCAGTGGCTGAGAAGGTTTTTGAGCTTAGCAAGACCCACCAGATTATCTGTATTACCCATCTGCCACAGATTGCCTCGATGGCGGATAAGCATTTTCTGGTCGAGAAAAAATCGGACGACGACAGTGTGGAGGTGAATTTTGGGCCGCTTGGAGAGCGGGAACGCCAGAACGAGCTGGCCCGGATGCTCAGCGGTGCAGAGGTGACTCAAACGACCCTTGACCATGCTGCCGAAATGCTGGAAATGACCAAAAAACTAAAAAAGACAAAATAGTAGCAGTCCTCAAAATGCGAAATGCGCAAAATGAACAAAATAGTGCATTAACAAGTGAATAATTTTTAGGTAGAATAAAGCAAGGTAGAGAAACTTAAAATTAATGGTTAATGAAAAGGAGATTAGTAATTATGGAACGCAGAGTACCATTGGGATTATCAAACAAACACATTCATCTGTCCCAGGAGGATTTAGAAGCTTTATTCGGTGAAGGCTATGAATTGACACCGAAAAAATTTCTGGTTCAGCCTGGACAGTTTGCAGCGGTTGAAAAGGTCGATATTGTAGGACCAAAGAACACATTGGCAGGGGTACGTGTTTTAGGTCCGGTTCGTCCGGAAACACAGCTGGAATTAAACATCGCAGACGGCGTTAAGTTAGGTATCCATCAGGTTCCGATTCGTTTATCAGGTGACCTGGAGGGTACACCGGGCTTTACCATTATCGGGCCAAAGGGGAAAGTAGTTAAGGAAAAAGGGATGATCGTCGCTGAAAGACATATCCACTTATCCACCGAAGAAGGCGCTAACTATAATCTGAAGGACGGCGATATTGTTTCGGTTCGTCTGAAGGGACCTCGCGGCCTGATTTTTAATAATGTGCTGGTGCGTGTTGGGGATAAACACAAAATGGAAATGCACATTGATATTGAAGAAGGCAACGCAGCCGGTGCGCGCAACGGACAGCTGGCCTGTATCGTTGATAAGGAAACCGCTACGATTGATTACCTGACC containing:
- a CDS encoding helix-turn-helix domain-containing protein, which produces MKELDHKAIGLRIRKQRILLKLSREELAQKIGVSTTFLTDIELGTKGFSLKSLNRFSQVLKMSAETILYGSEGAGKKTSLLDVLAQCPKEKINYAEEIIRLFLVSHQHEQ
- a CDS encoding TlyA family RNA methyltransferase produces the protein MKKERFDKYLVDHGFFDSREKAKKAIMAGLVMVSGQVKDKAGDQLVVDLDPSVIEIKGNPIPYVSRGGLKLEKGLEVFPFPVQGGIFLDIGASTGGFTDCLLQNGAAKVYSVDVGYGQLDWRLRGDERVVSMERTNFRNLEKGAIPDIVDGTVMDVSFISITKLLDAIRLFLKDGGKGIWLIKPQFEAGRDKVGKNGVVRDKKTHREVLDQTLSQIMEKHFKVFGLDYSPIQGPKGNIEFLCFVEKLPECKTARFENREQMIEQVVNAAHSAYSKKDGENNDE
- a CDS encoding NAD(+)/NADH kinase yields the protein MMNEVGIYLNCDKSDSVEMAAKCIRYLRGRGIQVALLNNQMEPDGDPGVHIYPKDEFYKKPDCIVVLGGDGTLLSVARASCIYDMPLFGINLGKLGFLTEGEASNYEHLLKALCNGEFFLEKRMMLSSCINRPNGESETFLALNDVLVKNTGFRMMDIKAYAGKEGENMIDFFRADGLIIASPTGSTAYSLAAGGPVVAPGTDVMIVNPICPHRLHDRAYVIAAEENITIRFDERERDIIVSFDGQNIIPIGARDEVVVKKAPYTANLVRLNNVNFYDRLRKKLSDDVLSNISNKDRR
- a CDS encoding arginine repressor, with product MKVARQTKIIEIIENNQIETQEELAEHLKQSGYKVTQATISRDIKELKLIKVMGQDGRQYYSSLKDMGTIYDERVVAVFRESVLTVDTATFLVVLHTLPAMAQAAALAIDSMEWNEVVGTVAGDDTIFVAVREQDDVNEIVSRFKKLMKP
- the recN gene encoding DNA repair protein RecN, with product MLLNIVIKNYALIEALNIDLDPGLNVITGETGAGKSIVIDALTLLLGQRGNKSNIRHGADKMVVQGLFDIDGNQAVSAKLAEFGIEPEDGRLILTREIDTKGKNVCRADGIIITVTQLRAIGDNLIDIHGQHEHQSLFQRENHRHFLDDFGGDPARELLNDVAGDAARLKELSQKIRGLEKDEREMERQKEMFLYELKEIRAAKLIDGEEESLESDKKILVNSEQLFRSANEAYQVLNGDENAYQTALLALLTELGDRIRDISEIDSGFKAYDAVVESAYQELENLSFEIRSYIDGIDFDMNNLDEVEKRLGVITGLKRKYGSSISEILEYGALLEERLSGLINRDEQIEKFQKQYKKILRDYESRANALHEMRKKSGQVFKEALERELKDLAMEKTVVQVQISQEKKLISPKGQDQVEFLISVNPGVPPKPLRKIASGGEISRIMLSIKSIFGDRDRIQTMIFDEIDTGISGRTAQAVAEKVFELSKTHQIICITHLPQIASMADKHFLVEKKSDDDSVEVNFGPLGERERQNELARMLSGAEVTQTTLDHAAEMLEMTKKLKKTK
- the pduL gene encoding phosphate propanoyltransferase, coding for MERRVPLGLSNKHIHLSQEDLEALFGEGYELTPKKFLVQPGQFAAVEKVDIVGPKNTLAGVRVLGPVRPETQLELNIADGVKLGIHQVPIRLSGDLEGTPGFTIIGPKGKVVKEKGMIVAERHIHLSTEEGANYNLKDGDIVSVRLKGPRGLIFNNVLVRVGDKHKMEMHIDIEEGNAAGARNGQLACIVDKETATIDYLTICDDGSPLPMVGDLPEKE